The following coding sequences lie in one Frigoribacterium sp. SL97 genomic window:
- a CDS encoding carbohydrate ABC transporter permease yields MTIAPAPVDTAGATSVDRPVRRLEGSGGAGNRRPRRRVERSKRKTPILTVILWITLAYFLLPLVWLAIQATKTNGDIFSTFGLAFGRTFALGDNLAQLFTFQDGIFVQWMGNTVLYAVVSSVGAAVLATMCGYSLAKYVFKGRSFVFGLILGAVMVPLTALAIPTYLLFSAANLVDTPWAIILPSLVSPFGVYLMRVYASEAVDDSLLEAARIDGAGELRIFLTIASRLLAPGIVTVLLFALVSTWNNYFLPLIMLNDPSLFPATVGLAQWQQAATGGGGAQVLFSTVLTGSFVSILPLVVAFLFLQRFWQSGLSAGGVKG; encoded by the coding sequence GTGACGATCGCACCCGCCCCCGTCGACACCGCCGGGGCCACGTCCGTCGACCGTCCCGTCCGCCGCCTCGAGGGCTCCGGAGGCGCGGGCAATCGCCGCCCGCGACGCCGCGTCGAGCGGTCCAAGCGCAAGACGCCGATCCTCACCGTGATCCTCTGGATCACGCTGGCGTACTTCCTGCTGCCGCTGGTCTGGTTGGCGATCCAGGCGACGAAGACCAACGGCGACATCTTCTCGACGTTCGGCCTGGCCTTCGGCCGCACCTTCGCCCTGGGCGACAACCTGGCGCAGCTGTTCACGTTCCAGGACGGCATCTTCGTGCAGTGGATGGGCAACACGGTGCTCTACGCCGTGGTCAGCTCGGTCGGTGCGGCGGTGCTCGCCACGATGTGCGGCTACTCGCTGGCCAAGTACGTCTTCAAGGGCAGGTCGTTCGTCTTCGGGCTGATCCTCGGGGCGGTCATGGTGCCGCTGACGGCGCTGGCGATCCCGACCTACCTGCTGTTCAGCGCGGCGAACCTCGTCGACACCCCGTGGGCGATCATCCTGCCGTCGCTGGTCAGCCCGTTCGGCGTCTACCTGATGCGCGTCTACGCGAGCGAGGCGGTCGACGACAGCCTGCTCGAGGCGGCCCGCATCGACGGGGCCGGCGAACTGCGGATCTTCCTGACGATCGCGTCCCGGCTGCTCGCGCCGGGCATCGTCACGGTGCTGCTGTTCGCCCTGGTCTCGACCTGGAACAACTACTTCCTGCCGCTGATCATGCTGAACGACCCGTCGCTGTTCCCGGCGACGGTCGGCCTGGCGCAGTGGCAGCAGGCGGCGACCGGCGGCGGCGGCGCCCAGGTGCTGTTCTCGACCGTGCTGACCGGGTCGTTCGTGTCGATCCTGCCGCTGGTCGTGGCGTTCCTGTTCCTCCAGCGCTTCTGGCAGTCCGGCCTGAGCGCCGGCGGCGTCAAGGGGTAG
- a CDS encoding RNA polymerase sigma factor encodes MDHDTEGDDELVRRTVGGDQRALSALFDRHAATVTRYAWALAATRMDVEEIVQDTFVTLWKKVDQIDLPEDSLLPWLLVVCRNHAANLRRKQARAATDELPDDLVAPDHGEEARDRLRWVRDEIDALGPVDRQIVELCLIEGRPYGEAAAQVGLSIGAVTQRVSRTRSRLKKKAVMNDEL; translated from the coding sequence GTGGATCACGACACGGAAGGCGACGACGAGCTCGTCAGACGCACGGTCGGGGGTGACCAGCGGGCACTGTCGGCCTTGTTCGACCGGCACGCCGCGACGGTGACCCGCTACGCGTGGGCGCTGGCCGCCACCCGGATGGACGTCGAGGAGATCGTGCAGGACACGTTCGTGACCCTCTGGAAGAAGGTCGACCAGATCGACCTGCCCGAGGACTCGCTGCTGCCCTGGTTGCTGGTCGTCTGCCGCAACCACGCCGCGAACCTGCGCCGCAAGCAGGCCCGTGCCGCCACCGACGAACTGCCCGACGACCTCGTCGCCCCCGACCACGGCGAGGAGGCGCGCGACCGGCTGCGCTGGGTCCGCGACGAGATCGACGCCCTCGGCCCGGTCGACCGGCAGATCGTCGAGCTCTGCCTCATCGAGGGGCGCCCCTACGGCGAGGCCGCCGCCCAGGTCGGCCTGAGCATCGGCGCCGTCACCCAACGCGTGTCGCGCACCCGATCGCGACTGAAGAAGAAGGCGGTGATGAACGATGAACTCTGA
- a CDS encoding low molecular weight phosphatase family protein produces the protein MTPTRASVLFVCQKNGGKSQMAAGLMRDLAGDEVTVASAGTTPGTDLNAQSVESLAELGIDLGDEHPKALTEQMVRDADVVVVLGREARVDEVPGTRFETWITDEPSERGVEGMERMRLVRDDIRARVADLHARL, from the coding sequence ATGACCCCGACCCGCGCCTCCGTCCTGTTCGTCTGCCAGAAGAACGGGGGCAAGTCGCAGATGGCCGCCGGGCTGATGCGTGACCTCGCCGGCGACGAGGTCACGGTCGCGTCGGCCGGCACGACGCCCGGCACCGACCTCAACGCGCAGTCGGTCGAGTCGCTCGCCGAGCTCGGCATCGACCTCGGCGACGAGCACCCCAAGGCCCTCACCGAGCAGATGGTGCGCGACGCCGACGTGGTCGTCGTCCTCGGTCGGGAGGCGCGGGTCGACGAGGTCCCCGGCACCCGCTTCGAGACCTGGATCACCGACGAACCGTCCGAGCGGGGCGTCGAGGGCATGGAGCGCATGCGCCTCGTCCGCGACGACATCCGCGCCCGCGTCGCCGACCTGCACGCCCGCCTCTGA